From the Flavimarina sp. Hel_I_48 genome, one window contains:
- a CDS encoding RagB/SusD family nutrient uptake outer membrane protein, whose protein sequence is MKTFYIIFSIALGSLFIGCDDDLDLANPNSITSDVYWADADQAQAGINAAYNSLLIDGYYMRMTPILTDGRADDLTADTPWVDLQQISNFTALPTSAPIQWMWDAYYQQVLRVNQVIENVPDIEMDEDLKERVLGQAYFLRGLAYFNLKINFDRVPLVITVPDNTEEYNAPTATSEAIWTQIIDDFTAAQEMLPVSYNDVSGPDAGTVGRATKGAATGFLGKTYLYTENWSAAAAEFQKIIEGPINIYSLVSDYQDNFGPFNENNSESLFEVQFASADEVGGTVYNYGGEPSASWKQVSSVGHTYAMDGYGYSDFLPSHFVYNTYNEERTVNDSIDSRLLVTIASYEPEANSVGVYTNPEWPHALDALYPRKYTHDGFGFSTESQGSVELSEINYRLMRYADVLLMYAEALNELGQTSQAYDYIQQVRDRANLPDLSEIMPGMSQEEMRDQLAHERLLEFSLEGIRFHDIRRWGWLSDPEKLERLRANDPEFISFSPGREYLPIPQRDLDINPNLEPNSAN, encoded by the coding sequence ATGAAGACATTTTATATAATATTTTCAATTGCCCTAGGATCCCTTTTTATAGGTTGTGATGACGACTTGGACCTGGCAAATCCTAACAGTATTACCTCAGATGTTTACTGGGCAGATGCTGATCAAGCGCAAGCTGGCATCAATGCTGCCTATAACAGCCTTTTGATTGATGGTTATTATATGCGCATGACTCCTATTCTTACAGATGGAAGGGCAGATGATCTGACGGCTGATACACCATGGGTAGATCTACAGCAAATATCCAATTTTACCGCCTTGCCTACGTCTGCACCTATTCAATGGATGTGGGACGCATATTACCAGCAAGTTCTCAGAGTAAATCAAGTTATAGAAAACGTACCGGATATTGAAATGGACGAGGACTTGAAGGAACGTGTCCTAGGGCAGGCATATTTTTTAAGAGGTCTGGCATATTTCAATCTTAAGATCAACTTTGATAGAGTGCCACTGGTTATAACAGTGCCTGATAATACTGAAGAATACAATGCGCCCACGGCGACCAGCGAAGCCATTTGGACACAGATAATTGACGATTTTACTGCTGCTCAAGAAATGTTACCTGTAAGTTATAACGATGTGTCAGGACCTGATGCTGGTACGGTGGGAAGGGCGACTAAAGGAGCCGCAACCGGATTTTTGGGAAAAACCTATTTGTACACAGAGAATTGGAGTGCTGCCGCAGCTGAATTTCAAAAAATTATAGAAGGTCCTATCAATATTTACAGTCTTGTCAGTGACTATCAAGACAATTTTGGTCCTTTTAATGAAAATAATTCAGAGTCACTCTTTGAAGTGCAATTCGCCAGTGCAGATGAAGTGGGTGGTACGGTTTACAATTATGGAGGTGAACCTTCCGCGTCATGGAAGCAGGTTTCTTCCGTAGGTCATACTTATGCAATGGATGGTTATGGATATTCTGATTTCTTACCAAGTCACTTCGTTTACAATACTTACAATGAAGAACGAACGGTTAATGATTCTATAGATTCGCGTCTTCTAGTGACCATCGCCTCTTATGAACCTGAGGCTAATTCCGTAGGTGTTTATACCAATCCAGAGTGGCCCCATGCCCTGGATGCCTTATATCCCAGGAAATATACTCATGATGGTTTTGGATTTAGTACAGAAAGTCAGGGAAGCGTAGAATTGTCAGAAATTAATTACCGGTTAATGCGCTATGCAGATGTGCTTTTAATGTATGCTGAAGCCTTAAATGAATTGGGACAGACTTCACAAGCCTATGACTATATACAACAAGTTAGGGACAGGGCAAATCTCCCTGATCTTTCAGAAATAATGCCTGGGATGTCTCAAGAAGAAATGAGAGATCAGTTAGCTCATGAAAGGCTACTTGAATTTTCTTTAGAAGGCATTAGATTTCACGATATTAGAAGATGGGGATGGTTAAGTGACCCTGAAAAATTGGAACGACTTCGTGCTAATGATCCTGAATTTATCAGCTTTAGCCCGGGTCGTGAATATCTACCCATTCCTCAGCGTGATTTAGATATTAATCCTAATTTAGAACCAAATTCAGCAAACTAA
- a CDS encoding glycoside hydrolase family 127 protein, producing MRSKLLFAFVFCSCALNAQEEVSLIPLDQVAVTNGVFKDAALTDFKYIQELDPDRLLFPFLREAGLKPKAESYTNWENSGLDGHTAGHYISALSMYYASTGDKKAKELFEYTLSQLERVQQANGNGYIGGVPGSKKLWEDIAAGKINAGSFSLNDKWVPLYNIHKTFAGLKDAWVHAKSPLAKEMLIALTDWFIDVSKNLSSAQIQDMLRSEHGGLNEVFADVYSITKDEKYLKLAEDFSQHALLDPLAANEDILTGMHANTQIPKFIGFERISQLEDAKKYHDAASNFYNNVTSKRSLSFGGNSVREHFNPLDDFSEVLRSEQGPETCNTYNMLKLSKMLFEDSADPKYIDFYERGLYNHILSSQNPEGGFVYFTPIRPGHYRVYSQPETSFWCCVGSGMENHTKYNELIYAKHDNKLYVNLFIPSKVDWEEKKASLIQETNFPDEASTQIIWESENKTQATLMLRYPEWVKAGELKVFVNGKLQQIAAVPGSYIPLQRKWKKGDRIKLELPMHLSLEEIPDESGYISIKYGPIVLAAVTGADNQDGLFADDSRGGHIADGPFLPMTEAPVFKSENKESILDKIKPISGEPLKFTAKELFYPQEYKELVLQPFYKIHEKRYSIYFKNETAAGIAEMQRKLKEQQQKESYLRSISLDYVAPGEQQPESDHGFKSENSASGINQNLHWRDATGWFSYDLKNKDAKAKSLRVRYYGKDDNRKFNILVNGEIIAQQELNGDKGDTFFYIDYELPNDIINNKEIINVRFEALKNSVTAGIYGVRLLSIKADKI from the coding sequence ATGAGAAGTAAATTACTGTTTGCGTTTGTTTTTTGTTCTTGTGCGCTCAACGCGCAGGAAGAAGTCTCTTTGATCCCACTTGATCAGGTAGCTGTGACCAATGGGGTTTTTAAAGACGCTGCCCTGACTGATTTTAAATATATTCAGGAGTTGGATCCTGATCGACTTCTATTTCCCTTTTTACGTGAAGCCGGGCTAAAGCCCAAAGCAGAATCATACACCAATTGGGAAAATTCTGGTCTTGACGGTCATACGGCAGGACATTATATTTCGGCGCTCTCCATGTATTATGCCTCTACCGGAGATAAAAAAGCAAAGGAGTTATTTGAGTATACCCTGAGCCAGTTAGAACGGGTTCAACAGGCTAATGGCAATGGCTATATAGGAGGTGTTCCAGGAAGTAAAAAACTATGGGAAGACATTGCGGCAGGTAAAATAAACGCAGGGAGTTTTAGCCTCAATGACAAATGGGTACCGCTCTATAATATTCACAAGACTTTTGCGGGCTTGAAGGATGCGTGGGTACATGCTAAAAGTCCACTGGCAAAAGAAATGCTTATAGCTTTAACAGATTGGTTTATTGATGTTTCAAAAAATCTAAGTTCTGCGCAGATACAGGATATGTTAAGATCTGAGCACGGAGGCTTAAATGAGGTTTTTGCAGATGTCTACTCAATTACAAAGGATGAAAAATATCTAAAATTAGCCGAAGATTTTTCCCAGCATGCACTTCTGGATCCTTTAGCTGCAAATGAAGATATCCTTACCGGAATGCATGCGAATACGCAAATTCCAAAATTTATAGGTTTTGAACGAATCAGCCAGTTGGAAGATGCAAAAAAATACCATGATGCAGCCTCTAATTTCTATAACAATGTGACTTCAAAACGTTCCCTGAGTTTTGGCGGTAACAGTGTGCGCGAGCATTTTAATCCTTTAGATGATTTTTCTGAAGTATTGCGTAGCGAGCAGGGTCCGGAGACTTGTAATACCTACAATATGCTCAAGCTGAGCAAAATGCTCTTTGAAGATTCTGCTGACCCTAAGTATATCGACTTTTACGAGCGCGGACTTTATAATCACATTTTATCTTCGCAAAATCCTGAGGGCGGTTTTGTGTATTTCACACCCATCCGGCCGGGACATTACCGGGTGTATTCTCAACCGGAAACAAGTTTCTGGTGCTGCGTGGGTTCTGGGATGGAAAATCATACCAAATATAACGAACTTATTTACGCAAAGCATGATAACAAACTTTACGTGAATTTATTCATTCCGTCTAAAGTGGATTGGGAAGAAAAGAAAGCTTCATTGATTCAGGAAACGAACTTCCCGGATGAAGCTTCGACCCAGATCATCTGGGAAAGCGAAAATAAAACTCAGGCTACGTTGATGCTTCGTTATCCGGAGTGGGTGAAAGCAGGAGAATTAAAAGTTTTTGTGAACGGAAAGCTTCAGCAAATAGCCGCAGTTCCCGGTTCTTACATTCCGCTTCAACGGAAGTGGAAAAAAGGGGATCGCATAAAACTGGAATTACCCATGCATTTGAGCCTGGAAGAAATCCCAGATGAATCAGGCTATATTTCTATTAAATATGGTCCCATAGTACTGGCAGCGGTAACAGGTGCAGACAATCAAGACGGACTTTTTGCTGACGACAGTCGTGGTGGACATATTGCTGATGGCCCCTTTTTACCCATGACCGAAGCACCAGTATTCAAATCAGAAAACAAGGAAAGTATTCTGGACAAGATCAAACCAATCTCGGGAGAACCTCTAAAATTCACCGCAAAAGAACTGTTTTATCCACAAGAATATAAGGAACTGGTACTTCAGCCTTTTTACAAGATCCATGAAAAGCGGTATTCTATATATTTTAAGAATGAAACGGCAGCGGGTATTGCAGAAATGCAGCGCAAGCTGAAAGAACAACAGCAAAAGGAAAGCTATTTAAGGTCGATAAGCCTTGATTATGTAGCCCCAGGTGAACAACAACCAGAATCAGATCACGGCTTTAAATCAGAAAATTCAGCGAGTGGGATCAATCAAAACCTTCACTGGCGAGATGCTACAGGCTGGTTTAGTTATGATCTTAAGAACAAGGATGCCAAAGCAAAATCCCTGCGCGTACGCTATTATGGAAAAGATGATAATAGAAAATTCAACATCCTGGTCAACGGCGAGATCATTGCCCAGCAAGAACTCAACGGAGATAAAGGCGATACCTTCTTTTATATAGACTATGAACTGCCAAATGATATAATCAATAACAAAGAGATTATAAACGTGCGTTTTGAAGCTTTAAAAAATTCAGTAACTGCTGGAATTTACGGCGTACGTTTATTAAGTATAAAAGCAGATAAAATATAA
- a CDS encoding alpha-N-arabinofuranosidase — protein sequence MIHVLRTALALAMALLFSPFLNAQGGNASLKIMPSEEAPTIDKNIYGHFAEHLGRCIYDGLYVGEKSNIPNTEGVRIDIINALKDLKIPNLRWPGGCFADTYHWKDGVGPQSERPTIVNTWWGNVTEDNSFGTHNFLNLCEELNAEPYLSGNVGSGEVQELADWVQYTNYEGVSPMSDWRKENGRDEPWGVKFWGIGNEAWGCGGNMRAEYYADVYRKYATFMSDAGLEGGLYKIASGASDGDYHWTEVLMRDIPHNLLQGVALHHYSVIDWAAKGPSIGFSEDQYFKTMQQSWLMEELITKHTEVMDKYDPDGKVDLIVDEWGGWYDVLEDTNPGFLYQQNTMRDAMIAGMTLNIFHNHAKRVKMANLAQVVNVLQAVILTEGEKMILTPTYHVMKMYNVHQDAQLIPIEMDTPDYTYDDKKLPAVNASASKDSIGNVHISLVNIDSKKTNTVTIDLSALKLKDIKARILTAKTLDDHNTFESPETITPRDFKNVKMKKDNLEIELPPFSVVVLEGK from the coding sequence ATGATACATGTATTACGCACGGCCTTAGCCCTAGCGATGGCCCTTTTATTCTCTCCTTTCCTCAATGCTCAGGGTGGCAACGCTTCACTAAAAATTATGCCCTCAGAAGAGGCGCCAACTATTGATAAAAATATATATGGTCATTTTGCAGAACATTTAGGCCGTTGTATTTATGACGGACTGTATGTGGGGGAGAAAAGTAATATTCCAAATACCGAAGGGGTACGTATTGATATTATCAATGCACTTAAAGATCTTAAGATTCCCAATTTACGCTGGCCAGGGGGGTGTTTTGCGGATACCTATCACTGGAAAGACGGTGTGGGCCCGCAAAGTGAGCGCCCTACGATTGTCAATACATGGTGGGGCAATGTGACGGAAGACAATAGCTTTGGTACACATAATTTTTTAAACCTTTGTGAAGAACTTAATGCAGAACCTTATTTATCAGGTAATGTAGGTAGTGGTGAGGTTCAGGAATTGGCAGATTGGGTTCAGTATACTAATTATGAAGGTGTAAGCCCTATGTCAGACTGGAGAAAAGAAAATGGTCGTGACGAGCCGTGGGGCGTTAAATTCTGGGGTATCGGTAATGAAGCCTGGGGTTGTGGTGGTAATATGAGGGCTGAATACTACGCAGATGTATATCGTAAGTACGCCACTTTCATGTCTGATGCAGGACTTGAAGGAGGCCTGTACAAAATTGCATCTGGGGCGAGTGATGGCGATTATCACTGGACCGAAGTTTTAATGCGCGATATTCCGCACAACTTGTTACAGGGTGTTGCATTGCATCATTATTCTGTGATTGATTGGGCTGCAAAAGGGCCATCTATAGGGTTTTCTGAAGATCAGTATTTTAAAACCATGCAGCAATCCTGGTTGATGGAAGAACTTATTACCAAGCATACTGAAGTTATGGATAAATATGACCCGGATGGTAAAGTTGACCTTATTGTAGATGAATGGGGCGGTTGGTATGATGTACTGGAAGATACAAATCCTGGCTTTTTATACCAGCAGAACACCATGCGTGATGCGATGATCGCAGGTATGACCCTTAATATTTTTCACAACCATGCAAAACGCGTGAAGATGGCAAATCTGGCTCAGGTGGTAAACGTATTACAGGCAGTTATTTTAACCGAAGGAGAAAAGATGATTCTGACTCCCACCTACCACGTTATGAAAATGTACAATGTACATCAGGATGCACAGCTCATTCCTATTGAAATGGATACTCCAGATTATACCTATGATGACAAAAAGCTTCCGGCGGTCAATGCTTCTGCTTCTAAAGATTCTATCGGAAATGTTCATATATCATTGGTGAATATTGATTCAAAGAAAACCAATACTGTTACCATAGATTTAAGTGCTTTAAAACTTAAAGATATTAAGGCAAGGATTCTTACTGCAAAAACACTTGATGATCACAATACTTTTGAATCACCAGAAACCATTACACCTCGGGATTTCAAAAACGTCAAGATGAAAAAAGATAACCTAGAAATAGAATTACCTCCATTTTCAGTAGTGGTTCTTGAGGGTAAATAG
- a CDS encoding SusC/RagA family TonB-linked outer membrane protein, protein MTQNQLLAYMSVFRHLFKNNIILYAIVLVPFLSAKAQVDKTITGIVVSASDKTPIPGVNVLIKGTTEGTVTDFDGNFTIEAGDNDILILSYIGFKTKEFPVDGKSNLDIALDEEASSLEEVIVVGYGTQKRADVTGAVTSVEAEEMTKVSNSDVSQLLQGRAAGVTVVADGQPGAAANVKIRGVATFGNNQPLYVVDGVPVGTSIRDFNPNDIESIQILKDASAGAIYGSRAANGVIIITTKKGKKNTPLLIRYSGYYGIDEVAQRIPVLGREDYQMISNEKRLNAGQPLIDGNDPNSPLYVNNINTNWQKVGLKAGSRQNHNFNFSGGGENITYNASADYFKNEGVFVGNGPDYERYSGRVNLVIEKGIFKMSPSLYYTHSFENSLTFRSDVLTGGRPPLINDLVTAIPTLGIYDENNEGGYAGTSSQIHQEIVLNVPGINSLFTNTVEVDRTFAIINPELKLLDKDGHKLTYKLNLSYDKTHVRRFSFVPEFEMGYFFGSGRSLLDDDSDIFTVELVENTLNYSKEFGKHGVELLLGQTYQKNSTVNRGAHSENLPKPYKPVLSNGINQTVTGAEFYSTLASYFGRLNYNFDDRYLLTATVRRDGSSRFSPENQYGTFPSLALGWRLSNEDFFNIPKEVVNQLKLRASYGELGNQNIGDYLYLANINRNVPYNFNGSKVIGGLQTSLVDPSIKWETTASLNIGLDASLFNNSFDLSVEYYNKKTEDVLVGVPVAGSTGSVNQAFLRNAGELRNSGFDVEATYHYTKGEDFSFDLSANASTIKNEVLALGGNNEPINGAGSRTQVGREIGEHFGFVYEGIFQSADEVSNSPFQTVATAPGDVKFSDLNGDDVINADDRTFIGSATPSVTYGLNFSSRYKNFDFTLFASGAAGYYINSRLYRSLMISTGYINGHEDLLNRWTPDNNNTNIARVIADDPNSNARDSNRPGWLQKGDYLRLNTISLGYTLPQNFYKNFLQSARIYATLQNVYTFQAYKGFNPDFNSGVFEPGFDNGTYPRPRTIMMGVDFSF, encoded by the coding sequence ATGACGCAAAACCAACTCTTAGCTTACATGAGCGTGTTTAGACATTTGTTTAAAAATAACATTATTCTTTACGCAATCGTTTTAGTTCCATTTTTGAGTGCTAAAGCCCAGGTGGACAAAACTATCACCGGTATAGTTGTTTCAGCATCTGATAAAACACCCATACCTGGAGTCAACGTTCTTATAAAGGGAACAACTGAAGGAACGGTAACAGATTTTGATGGCAATTTTACTATCGAAGCTGGCGATAACGATATATTAATTCTCTCCTATATAGGTTTCAAGACGAAGGAATTTCCTGTCGATGGAAAAAGTAATCTAGACATTGCATTAGACGAAGAAGCTTCTTCTTTAGAGGAAGTCATCGTAGTAGGTTATGGTACTCAAAAAAGGGCGGATGTGACTGGCGCCGTTACTTCGGTGGAGGCAGAGGAAATGACAAAAGTGTCCAATAGTGATGTCTCTCAGCTATTACAAGGTAGGGCAGCTGGTGTTACCGTAGTAGCAGACGGTCAGCCAGGTGCTGCTGCCAACGTGAAGATACGTGGGGTAGCTACTTTTGGCAACAATCAACCATTATATGTGGTAGATGGTGTTCCGGTAGGAACTTCTATACGGGATTTTAACCCAAATGATATTGAATCAATCCAAATACTAAAGGATGCTTCTGCCGGAGCGATATATGGTTCGCGAGCTGCTAACGGTGTAATTATAATCACTACAAAAAAAGGTAAAAAGAATACACCTTTACTTATAAGATACAGCGGTTATTATGGTATTGATGAAGTAGCGCAGCGTATTCCCGTTTTGGGTAGGGAGGATTATCAGATGATATCAAATGAAAAAAGACTCAATGCAGGTCAGCCGCTAATTGATGGTAATGATCCCAATTCCCCTCTTTATGTTAATAATATCAATACAAATTGGCAAAAAGTAGGCCTAAAGGCGGGTTCGCGTCAAAATCATAACTTCAATTTTAGTGGTGGTGGGGAGAATATCACCTATAATGCATCAGCAGATTATTTTAAAAATGAGGGTGTTTTTGTAGGTAATGGACCAGATTACGAGCGCTATTCGGGAAGGGTGAACTTGGTAATTGAAAAAGGTATTTTCAAAATGTCCCCTTCATTATATTATACGCATAGTTTTGAAAACTCCCTTACTTTTAGGAGTGATGTCCTTACAGGTGGTAGACCCCCGCTCATCAATGATTTAGTAACCGCAATACCCACACTGGGGATATATGATGAAAATAATGAAGGTGGTTATGCCGGTACTTCCTCACAGATTCATCAAGAAATTGTTTTGAATGTTCCCGGTATCAACAGTCTTTTTACCAATACCGTTGAGGTTGATAGAACATTTGCGATCATAAACCCAGAACTTAAATTACTGGATAAGGACGGCCATAAACTAACTTACAAGCTGAACCTAAGTTATGATAAGACGCACGTAAGACGTTTTTCTTTTGTACCTGAGTTTGAAATGGGTTATTTTTTTGGTTCTGGACGCTCTTTATTAGATGATGATTCTGATATATTTACTGTAGAACTTGTAGAGAATACCTTAAATTATAGTAAGGAATTTGGTAAGCACGGGGTAGAACTTCTTCTGGGACAAACTTACCAGAAAAATTCTACTGTGAACCGTGGTGCCCATTCAGAAAATTTGCCCAAACCCTACAAACCTGTTCTTTCTAATGGTATTAACCAAACGGTCACGGGGGCGGAATTCTATAGCACACTTGCTTCTTATTTTGGTCGACTCAATTATAATTTTGATGACCGTTATTTACTTACGGCTACAGTACGCCGGGATGGCTCATCCCGTTTTTCACCTGAAAATCAGTACGGAACTTTTCCTTCTTTGGCACTTGGCTGGAGACTTTCTAACGAGGACTTCTTTAATATTCCGAAGGAAGTAGTAAACCAACTGAAATTAAGGGCTAGTTATGGTGAATTGGGTAATCAGAATATTGGGGATTATCTTTATCTGGCAAATATAAATCGCAATGTTCCTTACAATTTTAATGGGAGTAAGGTAATTGGAGGTTTACAAACATCTCTGGTTGATCCCAGTATAAAATGGGAAACGACAGCTTCATTAAATATTGGTCTGGATGCCAGTTTATTCAACAATAGCTTTGACTTATCTGTAGAATATTACAATAAAAAGACTGAAGATGTGCTAGTAGGTGTTCCAGTAGCCGGTTCTACAGGATCGGTTAACCAGGCGTTCTTAAGAAATGCGGGAGAATTAAGAAATTCCGGTTTTGATGTTGAAGCAACTTATCATTACACAAAAGGCGAAGATTTTAGCTTTGATCTTTCAGCGAATGCCAGTACTATCAAAAATGAAGTACTTGCACTGGGAGGAAATAATGAACCCATAAATGGGGCAGGATCTCGAACTCAGGTAGGTAGGGAAATAGGGGAGCATTTTGGTTTTGTTTATGAAGGTATTTTCCAGAGTGCAGATGAAGTGTCCAATAGTCCATTCCAAACTGTTGCTACAGCTCCGGGAGACGTAAAATTCTCAGATTTAAATGGAGATGACGTCATCAACGCGGATGACCGTACCTTTATAGGAAGCGCAACACCATCAGTCACTTACGGTCTCAATTTCTCTTCAAGATATAAAAATTTTGATTTCACATTGTTTGCATCGGGTGCGGCTGGATACTATATAAATAGTAGGTTGTATCGTTCATTAATGATATCTACGGGTTATATTAATGGTCATGAAGACCTTCTGAACAGGTGGACTCCTGACAACAACAATACAAATATAGCAAGGGTTATAGCTGACGACCCCAATAGTAATGCCAGGGATTCCAACCGCCCGGGATGGTTACAAAAAGGCGATTATTTACGCTTAAATACAATATCTCTGGGTTATACACTGCCTCAAAATTTTTACAAGAATTTTTTACAATCTGCCCGAATCTACGCAACCCTTCAAAATGTATATACGTTTCAGGCATACAAAGGATTTAATCCTGATTTTAATTCAGGAGTATTTGAACCAGGTTTTGACAATGGTACATACCCGAGACCCAGAACAATTATGATGGGTGTAGATTTTTCATTTTAA
- a CDS encoding arabinan endo-1,5-alpha-L-arabinosidase, which yields MRKSIIFHRFLVIFGLFWANCSISQQIRVHDPVAIKQGDMYYIFCTGRGISVFSSPDLKNWKPEPQVFEKEPVWADSVSADFNNHIWAPDITLHDGKYYLYYSVSAFGKNTSAIGLTINTTLDAGDPAYKWEDQGIVIQSVPNRDLWNAIDPNLVFDDSNTPWLAFGSFWDGLKMVKLSEDLKSIAQPQEWHTIARRERSFDLADADPGNAALEAPFIFKKNGWYYQFLSWDLCCRGENSTYKVVVGRSKSVTGPYIDKNGKELNQGGGTLLIEGNANWYGAGHNSTYTFDGKDYIFFHAYDANENGAPKLKISELAWDTEGWPSLKTNVLK from the coding sequence ATGAGAAAATCGATCATTTTTCACCGGTTTTTAGTCATTTTTGGGCTGTTTTGGGCCAATTGTAGCATTTCACAGCAGATTCGTGTTCACGATCCCGTAGCGATAAAACAGGGTGATATGTACTATATTTTCTGTACGGGTCGTGGCATCTCAGTGTTTAGTTCGCCAGATCTTAAAAATTGGAAACCTGAGCCTCAGGTTTTTGAAAAAGAACCTGTATGGGCAGATAGTGTTTCAGCAGACTTCAACAATCATATATGGGCACCTGATATTACATTACATGATGGAAAATATTATCTATACTATTCGGTTTCCGCATTTGGAAAAAATACGTCTGCGATAGGTTTAACGATCAATACTACATTAGACGCTGGCGATCCAGCATATAAATGGGAAGATCAGGGTATCGTCATTCAATCAGTCCCTAACAGGGATCTGTGGAACGCGATTGATCCTAATCTGGTTTTTGACGATAGTAATACGCCATGGCTGGCCTTTGGTTCCTTTTGGGACGGACTGAAAATGGTAAAACTTTCCGAAGATTTAAAATCCATTGCCCAGCCGCAGGAATGGCACACGATAGCGAGAAGGGAACGCTCATTTGATCTGGCAGATGCAGATCCTGGTAATGCCGCTCTAGAGGCTCCTTTTATCTTTAAGAAAAATGGGTGGTATTATCAATTTTTATCCTGGGATTTGTGCTGTCGCGGTGAGAACAGTACGTATAAAGTGGTGGTAGGCCGTTCAAAAAGCGTAACAGGTCCCTACATAGATAAAAATGGAAAAGAACTTAATCAGGGTGGCGGGACGTTGCTTATAGAAGGAAACGCAAATTGGTACGGAGCTGGTCACAACAGCACATATACCTTTGATGGAAAGGACTATATCTTCTTTCATGCCTATGATGCCAATGAAAACGGTGCGCCAAAACTCAAGATCTCAGAATTAGCCTGGGATACTGAAGGTTGGCCCAGTTTAAAAACTAATGTATTGAAATAA
- a CDS encoding glycoside hydrolase family 43 protein, whose product MKNSFFSVLVFGTLFSISKPISAQQENVDVARGNTLFETLESSYNNPIVTDKYTADPAALVHDGRVYIYAGHDQAPEDKEDYLMNEWLLYSSKDMVTWKEHPVPLKPTDFEWAKHSAWAAEVVEKEGKFYWFVTVEHDDTHPGKAIGVAVADSPEGPWEDAIGKALITNDMTIQTDISWDDIDPTVFIDDDGTPYLYWGNRVCKYVKLKENMIEMDGPIHTIDLPKFTEAPYIHKRDDWYYLSYAYDFPEKTAYAMSKSIIGPWEYKGIINEVAGNSNTNHQSIISFDDKWYFVYHNGSIPTHGSSYHRSVCVDRLYYNEDGTIKRIVMTSEGIHTNN is encoded by the coding sequence ATGAAGAATTCATTCTTTTCTGTTTTGGTTTTTGGAACACTTTTTAGTATTTCAAAACCCATATCAGCGCAGCAAGAAAATGTTGATGTAGCGCGTGGGAATACGCTTTTTGAAACCCTGGAATCTTCTTACAACAACCCTATAGTTACCGATAAATACACGGCAGATCCTGCAGCCCTGGTTCATGATGGTCGTGTTTACATCTACGCCGGGCACGATCAGGCCCCAGAGGACAAGGAAGATTATTTAATGAACGAATGGCTGCTCTATTCTTCTAAAGATATGGTAACCTGGAAAGAGCATCCCGTACCTTTAAAACCAACAGATTTTGAATGGGCAAAGCATTCTGCCTGGGCTGCAGAAGTTGTTGAAAAAGAGGGAAAATTTTACTGGTTTGTGACCGTAGAACACGATGATACACATCCTGGCAAAGCCATTGGCGTTGCGGTCGCTGATAGTCCGGAAGGGCCCTGGGAAGATGCCATCGGGAAGGCGCTGATCACAAATGATATGACTATCCAAACAGACATCAGCTGGGATGATATAGATCCTACCGTATTTATTGACGACGATGGGACTCCTTACTTGTACTGGGGAAATCGCGTTTGTAAATATGTCAAACTCAAGGAAAATATGATCGAGATGGATGGGCCTATACATACTATCGACCTTCCAAAATTTACCGAAGCTCCATACATTCACAAACGTGATGACTGGTATTATTTATCATATGCCTACGATTTTCCGGAGAAAACAGCCTATGCGATGTCAAAGTCCATTATAGGCCCATGGGAGTACAAAGGTATAATCAACGAGGTTGCCGGCAATAGCAATACTAACCATCAATCCATCATTTCATTTGATGATAAATGGTATTTCGTTTATCACAACGGCAGCATACCTACACATGGAAGCAGTTACCACCGTTCGGTATGTGTGGACCGCTTGTATTACAATGAAGATGGGACGATTAAACGTATCGTAATGACTTCCGAAGGTATCCATACCAATAACTAA